A portion of the Lolium rigidum isolate FL_2022 chromosome 1, APGP_CSIRO_Lrig_0.1, whole genome shotgun sequence genome contains these proteins:
- the LOC124707524 gene encoding benzyl alcohol O-benzoyltransferase-like, producing MEFPAGSHLTLSGKQERCTVAAYNLTLLYYKYKCKTVEANRDSTVVVLLPTCSKTILAMLSCGAIVWRARAAARALPSILHRNYSRKEQRSPWVNPCRPRQLYSDGSTHKLNPPVDMLKKPKERVYTPTLAYAVRRRDPELVGPAAHTPRETKHLSDLDDHEDSRTHMSLAFFYRGGQNGVDPAGLIRRALGEALVHYYPLAGRLREVEGQKLVVDCTGEGVLFVEADADVRLAELEGVGLRPPFPCWDQLLFDVDGSSGMIDCPLLHIQVTRLLCGSFVFALRFNHTMCDGIGIAQFMNAIAELARGLPSTTIAPVWCRELLKARDTPMPSLTHREFDVLLQSPPPADDMVMRSFTFGASDLAAIKKSLPPLLHNTTTTFEALAAFLWRARATALELPPGGNAPLMVIANIRGVAEMSLPAGYYGNAIVPSMVMVDPAVLCGGSLGDVVALVRQAKAAVTSEYARSFINEILLGERYILSANVFLLSDARRLGFDRVDFGWGEPVYAGPADTYFGVSFFITGKDRDGEDVVVVPVVLPRLAMDRFVTEVEKLLNL from the exons ATGGAATTTCCAGCTGGCTCTCATCTCACCTTGTCAGGCAAGCAGGAGCGATGTACTGTAGCCGCTTACAACCTCACATTGCTGTACTATAAGTACAAGTGCAAAACTGTGGAAGCCAACCGTGATAGTACTGTAGTAGTGTTGCTTCCAACTTGCTCCAAGACCATCCTAGCTATGCTCAGCTGCGGGGCTATAGTCTGGCGAGCGAGGGCAGCTGCCCGGGCTCTGCCCAGCATCCTCCACAGAAATTACAGCAGGAAGGAGCAACGATCTCCATGGGTGAACCCATGCCGGCCTCGTCAACTCTACTCAGATGGCTCTACTCACAAGCTAAATCCGCCGGTGGATATGCTAAAGAAGCCGAAGGAACGGGTATACACGCCGACGCTGGCCTACGCCGTGCGCCGGCGTGATCCGGAGCTCGTCGGCCCGGCTGCTCATACGCCCCGGGAGACCAAGCATCTGTCGGACCTCGACGACCACGAGGACTCGCGCACGCACATGTCCTTGGCTTTCTTTTACCGTGGCGGACAGAACGGCGTCGACCCGGCCGGCCTCATCCGACGTGCGCTGGGCGAGGCGCTGGTGCACTACTACCCGTTGGCCGGTCGGCTCAGGGAGGTTGAGGGTCAGAAGCTGGTGGTCGACTGCACCGGCGAGGGGGTGCTCTTCGTGGAGGCCGACGCTGACGTACGGCTGGCAGAGCTGGAGGGGGTCGGGCTCAGGCCGCCATTCCCTTGCTGGGACCAGCTGCTCTTCGACGTGGATGGATCCAGCGGCATGATTGACTGTCCCTTGCTGCATATCCAG gtaacgcgactGCTGTGCGGCAGCTTCGTATTCGCGCTCCGCTTCAACCACACCATGTGCGACGGAATCGGCATCGCCCAGTTCATGAACGCCATTGCCGAGCTCGCCCGCGGCCTTCCGTCCACCACCATCGCGCCCGTCTGGTGTCGCGAGCTCCTCAAGGCGCGCGACACACCCATGCCTTCCCTTACGCACCGAGAGTTCGACGTGCTACTTCAGTCGCCTCCCCCGGCCGATGATATGGTCATGCGTTCTTTCACTTTCGGCGCATCAGACCTCGCCGCCATCAAGAAAAGCCTCCCTCCGCTCctccacaacaccaccaccaccttcgagGCCCTCGCCGCGTTCTTATGGCGTGCTCGCGCCACGGCGCTCGAGCTCCCCCCAGGTGGGAATGCCCCGCTAATGGTCATCGCAAACATCAGGGGCGTTGCTGAGATGAGCCTGCCCGCGGGGTACTATGGCAACGCGATTGTGCCCTCCATGGTGATGGTCGATCCGGCGGTGCTATGTGGCGGCTCGTTGGGTGATGTTGTGGCGTTGGTGCGGCAGGCGAAGGCCGCGGTGACCTCCGAATACGCTCGTTCTTTTATCAACGAGATTCTGCTCGGCGAGCGGTACATCCTGTCGGCAAACGTGTTCCTGCTCTCAGACGCCCGTCGCCTTGGGTTCGACCGTGTGGACTTCGGGTGGGGCGAGCCGGTGTACGCTGGCCCAGCCGACACTTACTTCGGTGTGAGTTTCTTCATCACCGGTAAGGATCGCGATGGAGAGGACGTAGTTGTCGTGCCGGTCGTGCTGCCGCGGCTGGCAATGGATCGGTTCGTCACGGAGGTGGAGAAGCTGTTAAACCTATGA